From Pusillibacter faecalis, one genomic window encodes:
- a CDS encoding potassium channel family protein gives MKAILLIGLGRFGRHIALKLNELNHQVMAVDKDEARVNEVLPYVTNAQIGDSTNEDFLASLGVRNFDVCIVAIGDNFQSSLETASLLKELGARLVVARAARDVQAKFLLRNGADEVVYPEKQVAIWTAIRYSSDNISDYIALGDDHAIFEVSVPEGWVGKTIGQLDVRKRHHINILAIKQDGKFFMTVITPDTCLPEHCTLLALGTYRDAQKCFHI, from the coding sequence ATGAAAGCAATTTTACTGATTGGACTGGGGCGCTTTGGACGGCACATCGCCCTGAAGCTCAACGAATTAAACCATCAGGTGATGGCGGTGGACAAGGACGAGGCCCGGGTGAATGAGGTGCTGCCCTATGTGACCAACGCGCAGATTGGAGACAGTACCAACGAGGATTTTCTGGCGTCCTTGGGTGTGCGGAACTTTGACGTGTGCATTGTGGCTATTGGCGACAATTTCCAAAGCTCTCTGGAGACGGCCTCCCTCTTGAAGGAATTGGGGGCCAGACTGGTGGTGGCAAGGGCCGCGCGGGATGTGCAGGCTAAATTTCTGCTGCGCAACGGCGCCGACGAGGTGGTTTATCCGGAAAAGCAGGTGGCGATCTGGACCGCCATCCGCTACAGCTCAGACAATATCTCTGACTACATTGCTCTGGGAGACGACCACGCGATTTTTGAAGTATCCGTCCCGGAGGGCTGGGTCGGAAAAACCATTGGGCAGCTGGATGTGCGAAAGCGCCATCACATCAATATTCTGGCGATTAAGCAGGATGGTAAATTTTTTATGACTGTGATTACTCCGGACACCTGCCTGCCGGAACACTGCACACTGCTGGCGCTGGGGACCTACCGGGATGCACAGAAATGTTTTCATATCTAG
- a CDS encoding sensor histidine kinase — protein sequence METAVQPEGRAGKLTIFAGYMSGIGTAAAMLRAADRARQSGTDVVAGAAISCECPEARSFEGLWQAENPERLDLDAALRRKPGLLLVENLAYRNQEGRHKKRHQDVEELLNAGIDVFTTLDIPHLESLQDRVAAILGSPVSDRIPDRVFDQADRVELVDMDPRDLREQLGDWDAAPTLTQLSALRELAFRRCADRISQGTREGRQQAEYRAGEHILVCLSSAASNAKIIRTAARMAGAFCCPFTALFVETGDFPRMAAQDRDRLRANIHLAQQLGASIETVYGDDIPDQIAEFARVSGVTKIVLGRSGIAGRMLFRRPLLTEKLIALLPELDIHIIPDSGGGAAPPRWSRPQPPSLPLRDLTKSAGLLLLATLIGWLFYHLGFTEANIITVYILSVMLIAIATRRPICSFLSSVASVLIFNFFFTEPRLSLHAYDSSYAVTFLIMFAAAWLTGSLAARLKALAQKSAQVAWRTRVLFETNQSLQRAKDRPEILNVSARQLVKLFQRDVVVYQAEHGELAEPLIVYAEDSRPSDVYVSEQERQVARWVLNNNRRAGAATETFADSRCLYLSIRTGETIYGVVGIAAGEKPLDDFESSLLLSVLGECALAMENQKNAEEKEAAAVLAKNEQLRANLLRSISHDLRTPLTSISGNASNLLSNGKLFDEETKERMYADIYDDAMWLINLVENLLSVSRIEEGRMNLRLSTELMDEVVSEALRHVNRRKTEYHLSVRSSEEYLLVQIDARLIVQVLINMIDNAIKYTPPGSEIIIELKRKGKFVYVSVADNGPGIPDEAKPHVFDMFYSASNRVADSRRSLGLGLALCKSIIHAHNGEITVADNEPHGAIFTFSVPAGEVELHE from the coding sequence ATGGAAACCGCCGTACAGCCGGAAGGCCGGGCGGGGAAGCTGACCATTTTTGCCGGCTATATGTCAGGCATTGGAACAGCCGCCGCCATGCTGCGAGCAGCAGACAGGGCCAGACAGTCCGGCACGGATGTGGTGGCTGGCGCTGCCATCAGCTGCGAATGCCCAGAGGCGCGGAGTTTCGAGGGATTGTGGCAGGCGGAAAACCCGGAAAGACTGGACCTGGACGCGGCTCTGCGCAGAAAACCGGGGCTCTTGCTGGTGGAGAATCTGGCCTATCGCAACCAAGAAGGGCGTCACAAAAAACGGCATCAGGATGTAGAGGAATTGCTGAATGCGGGAATTGACGTATTCACAACCCTGGACATCCCGCACCTGGAAAGCCTGCAGGACCGTGTCGCCGCGATTTTGGGAAGCCCGGTTTCAGACCGGATTCCAGACCGGGTGTTCGACCAGGCAGACCGGGTAGAGCTTGTGGACATGGACCCCAGGGACCTGCGGGAACAGCTCGGCGATTGGGACGCAGCTCCCACGCTCACCCAGCTCAGCGCCCTGCGGGAGCTGGCCTTCCGCCGCTGTGCGGACCGTATTTCCCAAGGCACAAGGGAGGGGCGCCAACAGGCGGAGTACCGGGCTGGTGAACACATTCTGGTGTGCCTTTCGTCGGCGGCCTCCAATGCAAAGATTATAAGGACCGCCGCACGGATGGCGGGGGCATTTTGTTGCCCATTTACCGCGCTTTTTGTAGAGACCGGAGATTTTCCGCGGATGGCCGCCCAGGATCGGGACAGGCTGCGGGCAAACATCCACCTGGCTCAGCAGCTGGGCGCGTCCATTGAAACCGTCTATGGAGACGATATTCCCGATCAGATCGCGGAGTTTGCCCGGGTGTCCGGCGTGACAAAAATTGTGCTCGGGCGCAGCGGAATTGCGGGAAGGATGCTGTTTCGGAGGCCCCTGCTTACGGAGAAGCTCATTGCGCTTTTGCCAGAGCTGGATATTCATATCATTCCGGACAGCGGGGGAGGCGCCGCACCTCCGCGCTGGAGCCGGCCGCAGCCGCCGTCTCTGCCGCTGCGTGATTTGACCAAGAGTGCGGGACTGCTGCTTCTGGCGACCTTGATCGGCTGGCTTTTTTACCACCTTGGCTTTACAGAGGCCAATATCATTACAGTTTATATTTTAAGCGTAATGCTGATTGCCATTGCCACAAGGCGCCCGATCTGCAGCTTTCTTTCCTCTGTGGCCAGCGTTCTGATCTTTAATTTTTTCTTTACCGAGCCGCGCCTTTCCCTGCACGCCTATGACAGCAGCTATGCAGTCACGTTTCTTATCATGTTTGCCGCCGCATGGCTGACGGGCTCTCTGGCCGCCCGGCTGAAAGCCCTGGCTCAGAAATCCGCGCAGGTAGCCTGGCGGACCAGGGTCCTGTTTGAGACGAACCAGAGTTTGCAAAGGGCCAAGGACCGTCCGGAAATTCTCAATGTGAGTGCAAGGCAGCTTGTGAAGCTGTTTCAGCGGGACGTTGTTGTATACCAGGCGGAGCATGGGGAGCTGGCAGAGCCCCTGATTGTCTATGCGGAGGACTCTCGGCCCTCCGACGTCTATGTGTCGGAACAGGAGCGGCAGGTGGCACGGTGGGTGCTGAACAATAACCGGCGTGCCGGAGCCGCGACAGAGACGTTTGCGGATTCCCGGTGCTTGTACCTGTCCATCAGAACTGGCGAGACCATCTATGGCGTGGTGGGCATTGCGGCCGGTGAGAAGCCGCTGGATGACTTTGAGAGCAGCCTCCTTCTCTCTGTGCTTGGAGAGTGCGCTCTGGCCATGGAGAACCAGAAAAACGCGGAGGAAAAAGAGGCGGCCGCCGTGCTGGCAAAAAACGAGCAGCTGCGAGCCAACCTGCTGCGCTCCATCTCCCATGACCTGCGGACACCGCTGACCTCCATCTCCGGCAATGCCAGCAACCTGCTCTCCAACGGGAAGCTCTTTGACGAGGAGACCAAGGAGCGCATGTATGCGGATATTTACGACGATGCCATGTGGCTGATCAATCTGGTGGAAAACCTGCTGTCGGTGAGCCGGATTGAGGAGGGGCGCATGAATCTGCGCCTGTCCACGGAGCTGATGGACGAGGTGGTGTCAGAGGCGCTGCGGCATGTGAACCGCAGGAAAACGGAGTATCATCTGTCGGTCCGCAGCTCAGAGGAATATCTTCTGGTGCAGATTGACGCGAGACTGATTGTCCAAGTGCTCATCAACATGATAGACAACGCCATTAAATATACGCCGCCAGGCTCTGAAATTATCATTGAGCTCAAGCGGAAGGGAAAATTTGTGTATGTATCGGTGGCGGATAATGGGCCGGGAATCCCGGATGAGGCCAAGCCCCATGTGTTTGACATGTTTTACAGCGCCTCCAATCGGGTGGCGGACAGCCGCCGGAGTCTGGGGCTGGGGCTGGCACTGTGCAAATCCATTATCCATGCGCATAACGGAGAGATTACCGTTGCGGACAATGAACCGCACGGAGCGATTTTTACATTTTCGGTACCAGCCGGGGAGGTAGAGCTTCATGAATAA
- a CDS encoding response regulator, with amino-acid sequence MNKPLILVVEDDAPVRNLIATTLKAHDYRFLTASNGESAILEASSHNPEIMLLDLGLPDMDGVEVIRRVRSWSNLPIIVISARSEDTDKIDALDAGADDYLTKPFSVEELLARLRVTQRRLAVPGTVSTESVFTNGALKIDYAAGCAFLNGQELHLTPSEYKLLCLLSKNVGKVLTHTYITQQIWGRSWENDIASLRVFMATLRKKLEQGPDAPQYIQTHIGVGYRMLKLE; translated from the coding sequence ATGAATAAACCCTTGATTTTAGTGGTTGAGGACGATGCTCCCGTCCGCAACCTGATTGCTACAACGCTCAAAGCGCACGACTATCGGTTTTTAACCGCCTCCAATGGGGAAAGCGCTATTTTGGAGGCGTCCTCACACAATCCGGAGATCATGCTGCTGGACCTGGGGCTGCCGGATATGGATGGGGTTGAGGTGATCCGCCGGGTCCGATCCTGGTCCAATCTCCCCATCATTGTTATCAGCGCCCGCAGCGAAGACACGGACAAGATTGACGCGCTGGACGCAGGGGCGGACGACTATCTCACAAAACCGTTCTCTGTGGAAGAACTGCTGGCGCGCCTTCGCGTGACCCAGCGCCGCCTGGCAGTCCCTGGAACGGTGAGCACAGAGTCTGTGTTTACCAACGGGGCGCTGAAAATCGACTATGCCGCGGGCTGCGCGTTTTTGAACGGGCAGGAGCTGCACCTGACGCCCAGCGAATATAAACTGCTGTGCCTGCTGTCGAAAAATGTGGGAAAGGTGTTGACGCACACCTATATTACCCAGCAGATCTGGGGCAGAAGCTGGGAAAACGACATCGCCTCTCTGCGCGTGTTCATGGCAACGCTGCGTAAAAAACTGGAGCAGGGTCCGGATGCTCCCCAGTACATTCAGACGCATATCGGCGTTGGATACCGGATGCTGAAACTGGAGTAA
- a CDS encoding complex I 24 kDa subunit family protein, producing the protein MSSERTRTDRILESYGYDQSNLIAILQEIQAEYKYLSEESLTLVAEKLGISAAKVYSVATFYENFSLEAKGKHIIKVCAGTACHVRKSQPIFDAVHDYLGLSGKKKTSADGMFTLETVACLGACGLAPVMTIDGEVHSKMTPEAALSLLEEIREKEASVHAAD; encoded by the coding sequence ATGAGCAGCGAGCGGACGCGGACTGATCGTATCCTAGAGAGCTACGGATACGACCAGTCCAACCTGATTGCAATTTTACAGGAGATTCAGGCGGAGTACAAATACCTCAGCGAGGAGTCGCTGACCCTCGTGGCCGAAAAGCTTGGCATCAGCGCAGCCAAGGTCTACAGTGTGGCTACATTTTACGAGAATTTTTCCCTGGAAGCCAAGGGAAAGCACATCATCAAGGTCTGTGCCGGCACCGCCTGTCACGTCCGTAAATCTCAGCCGATTTTTGACGCGGTTCACGATTATCTGGGCCTGTCCGGGAAGAAAAAGACCTCCGCGGACGGGATGTTCACCCTGGAAACCGTGGCGTGCCTCGGCGCCTGCGGTTTGGCCCCCGTCATGACCATTGACGGCGAGGTTCACTCCAAAATGACCCCTGAGGCGGCGCTTTCGCTGCTGGAGGAAATTCGGGAAAAGGAGGCGAGCGTACATGCGGCAGACTAA
- a CDS encoding NADH-ubiquinone oxidoreductase-F iron-sulfur binding region domain-containing protein, translating into MRQTKLTRDSFHVFQANARNALKQSEQVPSVLICAGTGCIAGGAMKIYENIKAECESRGLAVYVGLKHDTDEEKSLHVKMSGCHGFCEMGPLVHIEPMGVMYIHVKPEDCHEILEKTVLGGEVIDRLVYHLDGVAYPRQEDIPFYKKQHRVVLENCGSSDAEDIEEYIAKGGYAGFEKALFEMSGEEICKTITDSGLRGRGGGGFPAGRKWEGARKQKSEQKYIVCNGDEGDPGAFMDRSIMEGNPHSVLEGMMIAGLAVGSGQGYIYVRAEYPLAVDRLKKAIAKAESYGLLGDHIMGTDFSFRIHVNMGAGAFVCGEGSALTASIEGNRGMPRVKPPRTIEHGLWAEPTVLNNVETFANVPLIIRNGVEWYHSIGTRTSPGTKAFALTGNVVNTGLIEVPMGTTIREVVFDIGGGIRDGKKFKAVQIGGPSGGATTASKEHLDLPLDFDSLKTIGAMIGSGGLVVMDEDTCMVETARFFMEFTQKESCGKCVPCREGTKRMLEILDRIIANQGTMEDLDLLEELADTISSTALCGLGQSACKPVQSTLKYFREEYLAHVVDHHCPICNREKPHPVVEADKCKGCGKCRKNCPMEAISGAPKQPHVIDPEKCINCGACVTICPFGAITASKEG; encoded by the coding sequence ATGCGGCAGACTAAGCTGACACGGGACAGTTTCCATGTGTTTCAGGCAAACGCCCGGAATGCGCTTAAGCAGAGCGAGCAGGTCCCCTCTGTTTTGATCTGCGCCGGCACCGGCTGCATTGCCGGCGGCGCCATGAAGATTTATGAAAACATCAAGGCCGAGTGCGAGAGCCGGGGCCTTGCGGTGTATGTGGGCTTAAAGCACGACACGGACGAGGAGAAGAGCCTCCATGTGAAGATGAGCGGCTGCCACGGCTTTTGCGAGATGGGTCCGCTGGTTCATATCGAGCCCATGGGCGTCATGTACATCCATGTCAAGCCGGAGGACTGCCACGAGATTCTGGAAAAGACGGTTCTCGGCGGAGAGGTCATCGACCGGCTGGTATACCACCTGGACGGCGTGGCCTATCCCCGGCAGGAGGATATCCCCTTCTACAAAAAGCAGCACCGGGTGGTGCTGGAAAACTGCGGCAGCAGCGACGCCGAGGATATTGAGGAGTATATCGCCAAGGGCGGCTACGCCGGCTTTGAAAAGGCCCTCTTCGAGATGTCCGGAGAGGAAATCTGCAAGACCATCACGGACTCTGGACTCCGGGGCCGCGGCGGCGGCGGATTCCCAGCGGGCCGCAAGTGGGAGGGCGCTCGAAAGCAGAAGTCCGAGCAGAAGTACATCGTCTGCAACGGCGACGAGGGCGACCCCGGCGCGTTTATGGACCGCTCCATTATGGAGGGCAACCCCCACAGCGTGCTGGAGGGCATGATGATCGCGGGACTTGCCGTGGGCAGCGGCCAGGGCTACATCTATGTCCGGGCGGAGTATCCGCTGGCCGTGGACCGGCTGAAAAAGGCCATTGCCAAGGCGGAGAGCTACGGCCTGCTGGGCGACCACATCATGGGCACGGACTTTTCCTTCCGTATTCATGTGAATATGGGCGCAGGCGCCTTCGTCTGCGGCGAGGGCAGCGCCCTCACTGCCTCCATCGAGGGCAACCGGGGCATGCCCCGGGTCAAGCCGCCCCGGACCATTGAGCACGGCCTCTGGGCGGAGCCCACGGTCCTCAACAACGTGGAGACCTTTGCCAACGTGCCGCTGATCATCCGCAACGGCGTGGAGTGGTACCACTCCATCGGCACTCGTACCAGCCCCGGAACCAAGGCCTTTGCTCTCACCGGCAACGTGGTGAACACCGGCCTCATCGAGGTCCCCATGGGCACCACCATCCGGGAGGTGGTCTTCGACATCGGCGGCGGCATCCGGGACGGCAAAAAGTTCAAGGCCGTGCAGATCGGCGGCCCCTCCGGCGGCGCCACCACCGCCAGCAAAGAACATCTGGACCTGCCGCTGGACTTTGACTCCCTGAAGACCATCGGCGCCATGATCGGCTCCGGCGGCCTTGTGGTCATGGACGAGGACACCTGCATGGTGGAGACCGCCCGCTTCTTCATGGAGTTTACCCAGAAGGAGTCCTGCGGCAAGTGCGTCCCTTGCCGGGAGGGCACCAAGCGGATGCTGGAGATTTTAGACCGCATCATCGCAAACCAGGGCACTATGGAGGACCTGGACCTTTTGGAGGAGCTGGCAGACACCATTTCCTCCACGGCCCTGTGCGGCCTGGGGCAGAGCGCCTGCAAGCCGGTGCAGAGCACGCTGAAATACTTCCGGGAGGAGTATTTGGCTCATGTGGTGGACCACCACTGTCCCATCTGCAATCGGGAAAAGCCCCACCCTGTGGTGGAGGCGGACAAGTGCAAGGGCTGCGGCAAGTGCCGGAAGAACTGTCCCATGGAGGCCATTTCCGGCGCGCCCAAACAGCCCCATGTCATCGACCCGGAGAAGTGCATCAACTGCGGCGCCTGCGTGACCATCTGTCCCTTCGGCGCCATCACCGCAAGCAAGGAGGGCTGA
- a CDS encoding [FeFe] hydrogenase, group A, whose protein sequence is MAKGIMYIDGQRVPFDGEKNVLAVIRKAGIDMPTFCYYSELSTFGACRMCVVEDEKGKIDTSCSMEPRDGMKIRTNTARLLKHRRMILELMLASHDRDCTTCEKSGKCRLQDLALQFGVRHVRFPDTRPAYEKDRSSPAIVRDPNKCILCGDCVRVCDEMQGMAILNFAHRGSDLVVSPAFDRKLADTSCISCGQCAAACPTGAITIRDEIGKAWRELYDPKKRVVFQIAPAVRVAVGEEFGLEPGVNALDKLVSALKMMGAAEVYDTNFGADLTVMEEAAEFLERLKKGGPFPMFTSCCPAWIKYLEKENPKYLKHVSTCKSPMEMFAAVLKDQYKAKDAEDGRTTYHIAIMPCTAKKMEAAREEFQHDGRPDVDLVLTTQEIITMIKESGIRFTELEGESPDLPFGMGTGAATIFGTTGGVAEAVARRVVEDKSRNTLQAIQFSGLRGSEAIREVSLPVGDRILRIAVVHGLVHVKKLLAEIEAGTAYYDLVEVMTCKTGCVGGAGQPYGLLPAKHQRAEGLYEADRTALIKRSERNPIVGELLAGPLKGRTHELLHVHY, encoded by the coding sequence ATGGCGAAAGGAATTATGTACATCGACGGCCAGCGGGTGCCCTTCGACGGGGAGAAGAACGTTTTGGCAGTCATTCGGAAGGCCGGGATCGACATGCCCACCTTCTGTTACTACTCAGAGCTGTCCACCTTCGGCGCGTGCCGGATGTGCGTGGTGGAGGATGAAAAGGGCAAGATCGACACCTCCTGCTCCATGGAGCCCAGGGACGGCATGAAAATCCGCACCAACACCGCCCGGCTTTTAAAACACCGGCGGATGATTCTGGAGCTGATGCTGGCCTCCCACGACCGGGACTGCACCACCTGCGAGAAAAGCGGCAAGTGCCGCCTGCAGGACCTGGCGCTGCAGTTCGGCGTGCGGCATGTCCGCTTTCCGGACACCCGGCCGGCCTATGAGAAGGACCGCTCTTCTCCGGCCATCGTCCGGGACCCCAACAAGTGCATCCTCTGCGGCGACTGCGTGCGGGTGTGCGACGAGATGCAGGGCATGGCGATTTTGAACTTTGCCCACCGGGGCAGCGACCTGGTGGTGAGCCCCGCCTTTGACCGGAAGCTGGCGGACACCAGCTGCATCAGCTGCGGCCAGTGCGCGGCGGCCTGTCCCACCGGAGCCATTACCATCCGGGACGAGATCGGCAAGGCATGGCGGGAGCTGTATGACCCCAAGAAACGGGTCGTGTTCCAGATTGCGCCTGCCGTGCGGGTGGCCGTGGGCGAGGAGTTCGGCCTGGAGCCCGGTGTCAACGCCCTGGACAAGCTGGTTTCAGCCCTGAAAATGATGGGCGCCGCCGAGGTGTACGACACCAACTTCGGCGCGGACCTCACGGTAATGGAGGAGGCGGCAGAATTCCTGGAACGGCTGAAAAAGGGCGGACCGTTCCCCATGTTCACCTCCTGCTGCCCCGCCTGGATCAAGTATCTGGAAAAGGAGAACCCCAAGTACCTCAAGCATGTCTCCACCTGCAAGTCCCCCATGGAGATGTTCGCGGCGGTACTGAAGGATCAATACAAGGCCAAGGATGCCGAGGACGGCCGCACCACCTATCACATTGCCATCATGCCCTGCACCGCCAAGAAGATGGAGGCCGCCAGGGAGGAATTCCAGCATGACGGCAGGCCGGACGTGGACCTGGTGCTGACCACCCAGGAGATCATCACCATGATCAAGGAGTCCGGCATCCGCTTCACGGAGCTGGAGGGCGAGTCTCCGGACCTGCCCTTTGGCATGGGTACCGGCGCCGCCACGATCTTCGGCACCACCGGCGGCGTTGCGGAGGCCGTTGCCCGCCGGGTGGTGGAGGACAAATCCCGCAACACCCTCCAGGCTATTCAGTTCTCCGGGCTTCGCGGCAGCGAGGCGATTCGGGAGGTATCCCTGCCTGTTGGCGACCGGATTCTCCGCATCGCCGTGGTGCATGGCCTGGTACATGTGAAAAAGCTGCTGGCAGAGATCGAGGCGGGCACCGCCTATTATGACCTGGTAGAAGTCATGACCTGCAAGACCGGGTGCGTTGGCGGCGCGGGCCAGCCCTACGGACTGCTGCCTGCCAAGCATCAGCGGGCGGAGGGCCTGTATGAGGCGGACCGGACGGCGCTTATCAAGCGCTCTGAGCGCAACCCCATTGTGGGAGAGCTGCTGGCCGGACCCTTGAAGGGCCGCACCCACGAGCTGCTTCACGTGCATTATTGA
- a CDS encoding 2-isopropylmalate synthase, whose amino-acid sequence MKRIKVFDTTLRDGEQSPGCSMNLSEKLDMARQLDALGVDVIEAGFAIVSPEDSKSVEAIAKTVQNCAVASLARCAKGDIDAAWNALKEAKHPRIHLFIATSEIHMEYKLRMTREQVLESIRESVSYAKSLCDDIEFSTEDGSRSDREFLAECCSVAVEAGATVLNIPDTVGYCTPEEMYDLFRYLKEHVRGVENVDLSAHCHDDLGMAVANTLACIRAGATQVECTVNGIGERAGNASLEEIVMALHTRAGFYGAETGVHTQQIYKTSKLLSSITGVPIPPSKAIVGANAFAHESGIHQHGVLANAQTYEIMKASDIGIPKSTMVLGKHSGKHALRERLEDMGYEVSDEQLNVIFTRFKKLADKKKTITSSDLEALVLNRGQKDAGGWQLLSHVVNVGEGIPNTAYVKMSRDGQEVEEVAIGTGPLDASFKAINRITQMDVGLESFSLNAVTDGEDAIGEAVVKVHYGSGLYTGTGISTDIIESSIRAYVNGINKIAAVERQKGEQAS is encoded by the coding sequence ATGAAAAGGATCAAGGTATTTGACACCACGCTCCGGGATGGCGAGCAGTCCCCTGGTTGCAGCATGAACCTCTCGGAAAAGCTGGACATGGCACGGCAGCTGGACGCTCTGGGCGTGGATGTAATTGAGGCGGGCTTCGCCATTGTGTCCCCCGAGGACTCCAAGAGTGTGGAGGCCATTGCAAAAACAGTCCAAAACTGCGCCGTGGCCAGCCTGGCCCGCTGTGCCAAGGGAGATATCGACGCCGCCTGGAACGCCTTGAAGGAGGCGAAGCATCCCCGCATCCACCTCTTCATCGCAACCAGTGAAATCCACATGGAATATAAGCTGCGGATGACCCGGGAACAGGTGCTTGAGAGCATTCGGGAGAGCGTGTCCTACGCCAAGAGCCTTTGTGACGACATTGAGTTTTCCACCGAGGACGGCTCTCGCTCCGACCGGGAGTTTCTGGCGGAGTGCTGCTCTGTTGCTGTGGAGGCCGGGGCCACCGTACTGAACATTCCGGACACCGTTGGCTACTGTACGCCGGAGGAGATGTACGACCTGTTCCGCTATCTGAAGGAACACGTCCGGGGTGTGGAGAACGTGGACCTCTCCGCCCACTGCCATGACGATCTGGGGATGGCAGTCGCCAATACCCTCGCCTGCATCCGGGCCGGGGCCACCCAGGTGGAGTGCACGGTCAACGGCATCGGCGAGCGGGCGGGCAACGCCAGCCTGGAGGAGATTGTCATGGCGCTTCATACACGCGCCGGCTTCTACGGCGCCGAGACCGGCGTTCATACCCAGCAGATCTACAAGACCAGCAAGCTGCTCTCCAGCATCACCGGTGTCCCCATCCCCCCCAGCAAGGCCATTGTGGGGGCCAACGCCTTTGCCCATGAGTCCGGCATCCACCAGCACGGTGTTCTGGCCAACGCCCAGACTTATGAGATCATGAAGGCCTCGGACATCGGCATCCCCAAGAGCACCATGGTCCTGGGCAAGCACTCCGGCAAGCACGCCCTGCGGGAGCGGCTGGAGGACATGGGCTATGAGGTCAGCGACGAGCAGCTGAACGTCATCTTCACCCGCTTTAAAAAGCTGGCGGACAAGAAGAAAACCATCACCAGCTCTGATCTGGAGGCTCTGGTTCTGAACCGCGGCCAGAAAGACGCCGGCGGCTGGCAGCTTTTGAGCCATGTGGTCAATGTGGGCGAGGGGATTCCAAACACCGCCTATGTCAAGATGAGCCGGGACGGGCAGGAGGTGGAGGAAGTGGCCATCGGAACCGGTCCGCTGGATGCCTCCTTCAAGGCCATCAACCGCATCACGCAGATGGATGTGGGCCTGGAGAGCTTCAGCCTCAATGCCGTGACCGACGGAGAGGACGCCATCGGAGAGGCTGTGGTGAAGGTCCACTACGGCAGCGGCCTCTACACCGGCACCGGAATCTCCACAGATATCATTGAGTCTTCCATCCGGGCCTATGTCAACGGCATCAATAAAATTGCCGCCGTGGAGCGGCAGAAGGGGGAACAGGCGTCATGA
- the leuC gene encoding 3-isopropylmalate dehydratase large subunit: protein MSMTMTQKILAHHAGLSEVRPGQLIRAKLDMVLGNDITSPVAINEFEKAGFDQVFDKSRVVMIMDHFAPNKDIKAATQCKQCRTFARRFDLENYYDVGRMGIEHALVPEKGLIAPGEACIGADSHTCTYGALGAFSTGVGSTDMAAAMATGETWFKVPAAIRVHVTGALRPYVSGKDVILHLIGRIGVDGALYRSLEFSGPGLKNLTIYDRLTISNMAIEAGAKNGIFAVDDVTRAYVEGRVNRPWTAFEADEDAEYEQTIELNLDEIDCTVAYPHLPENAHSASEGGDIAIDQVVIGSCTNGQIADMAAAAAVLKGRKVAPGLRAIVIPATPAVYRQCMQEGYTDIFLDAGCIVSTPTCGPCLGGYMGILAAGERCVSTTNRNFVGRMGHVESEVYLASPAVAAASAVTGHITHPKEVMEA, encoded by the coding sequence ATGAGCATGACAATGACACAAAAAATCCTGGCCCACCATGCGGGACTTTCCGAGGTGCGGCCGGGCCAGCTGATCCGGGCGAAGCTGGACATGGTGCTGGGGAACGATATCACCTCCCCGGTTGCCATCAACGAGTTTGAAAAGGCGGGATTTGACCAGGTCTTTGACAAGAGCAGGGTGGTGATGATTATGGATCACTTTGCACCCAACAAGGACATCAAGGCCGCCACCCAGTGCAAGCAGTGCCGGACCTTTGCCCGCCGCTTCGATTTGGAGAACTACTACGACGTGGGAAGAATGGGGATTGAGCACGCTCTGGTGCCGGAAAAGGGCTTGATCGCCCCTGGCGAGGCCTGCATCGGCGCTGACTCCCACACCTGCACCTACGGCGCCTTAGGGGCTTTCTCTACAGGCGTTGGGTCCACGGACATGGCCGCGGCCATGGCCACCGGCGAGACGTGGTTCAAGGTCCCCGCCGCTATCCGCGTCCATGTCACCGGCGCCCTGCGGCCCTATGTCAGCGGCAAGGACGTGATTTTGCACCTGATCGGCAGGATCGGCGTGGACGGGGCCCTGTACCGCTCCCTGGAGTTCTCCGGCCCGGGGCTGAAGAACCTCACGATCTACGACCGCCTGACCATCTCCAACATGGCGATTGAGGCTGGCGCCAAAAACGGCATCTTCGCCGTGGACGACGTGACCCGGGCCTATGTTGAGGGTCGGGTGAACCGGCCCTGGACCGCCTTTGAGGCGGACGAAGACGCGGAGTATGAGCAGACCATTGAGCTGAACCTGGATGAGATCGACTGCACCGTTGCCTATCCCCACCTGCCGGAGAACGCCCACAGCGCCAGCGAGGGCGGCGACATCGCCATCGACCAGGTGGTGATCGGTTCGTGTACCAACGGCCAGATCGCGGATATGGCCGCTGCCGCCGCGGTGCTCAAGGGCCGGAAGGTGGCGCCGGGCCTTCGGGCCATCGTCATTCCCGCAACGCCCGCGGTGTACCGTCAGTGCATGCAGGAGGGCTACACAGACATTTTCCTGGACGCGGGCTGCATCGTATCTACCCCCACCTGCGGCCCGTGCCTGGGCGGCTACATGGGGATCTTGGCTGCCGGCGAGCGGTGCGTGTCCACCACCAACCGCAACTTCGTGGGCCGCATGGGCCACGTGGAGAGCGAGGTCTATCTGGCCTCTCCCGCCGTGGCGGCGGCCAGTGCCGTCACCGGCCATATCACCCATCCAAAGGAGGTCATGGAAGCATGA